The DNA segment TGGGGTTAGTCTGTTTCATCTTCGTTGATATTTCAGTCAAATCGCCGCCCTTGATGACGAGGTCGCGCCAGGTTTTTAGCCAAGATTGCCATTGTTCATCGAGTTGTGGTGAAGTCTCAATGGAGAAGCTCTTTTTCAAGGCTGAGATATCGTCTGGTATGTGGGATAATTCGCGGAAGAAAATGGTGTAATCGACCTTTGATTGGGTCATTAACTGCATTAATTGCTTAAATATCTCTAGGTTAAATTCAGTCAAGCCAAGCTTGATCGCCCATATGTTTTGGACTTGTTGCTGCATTGCTGCGGCAAAGCCCTGGCGAACTTGGTCGAACTGTTCTAAAGCGCCCGCATCTTCTGCGAGTAGTGGTCTCACAGCTTTCCAAAACATGTGATAATTTGCTTCCGCTGCGGTGGGCTGATGGAAGAATGAAAATTTCTCGCCGCCGCCAGTCCAAGGTTGAAACCAAGGTTCAAAACTTTCACAAAACCCAAAGGGTCCATAGTCGAGAGTAAAGCCACCAGCGGCGCAGTTATCGCTATTAAAATTACCCTGGCAGTAACCAACCCGTAGCCAATTGGCGACCAGGGTCGTCAGACGCTGGCGAAATCGCTTCGCCAACTCAACCAATTGATCGGCAAAGCTTTGATTGGCAATACCAAGCGCTTGATCAATCTCGCTTTTGTATTCCCGCTCAATTAAATGCGACACGATCATGCGCAACTCTTCTAATGCTTTTGGATGAGCATTGCTACGAGTCCGGCGGGCAAATAACTCTAGCTGACCCACGCGCAAAAAGGAGGGGGCAACACGAGTTGAAATGGCGACGGGATTGTCTACTAAAACATCAGGGTCAAGCGAGTAGGAGTCTTGTGAATACCAAGGCCGGGTGACGGTTTCAGATTTAGAAACATACAGGGTAAAGGAGCGCGATGTGGGCACACCTAAGGCATGCATATAGTCTTGTGCGAGAAACTCACGCACACTTGAACGGAGTACGGCGCGTCCGTCGGCACCACGACAATAGGGTGTTGGGCCACCCCCTTTCAATTGCATTTCCCAGCGCTGGCCATTGACGATTCCTTCAAATACCGATATCGCCCGACCATCGCCATAGCCATTACCCGTACCGAATGGACAATTTTGGATAAATTCTTTGCCATAAATCGACAGGGCATAGCCCGTCGCCCAGCCCACCGGTTGCATGGGCTTATGGGTAGCAGAGAGATCACCCGAAAATACCTGGCGAAATTGTGCATCCAGCGCCAGCTCATCGCTCAGCCCAAGTTCCTTAAAAAAAGTGCTGCTATGGGTGACATATTCTGGTTCTGCAAGGGGCGTGGGTGTCACAGGGACGAAATGACCCGAAAAAACCTGGCGGGCACGGTGATCATTCCCATCGATCGTGGCATCCGGGTCAGCATTTAAGGTATCCATCAGAGAATAATCTGCCAGTCGAGCAAACTCATCGAAGGTTGTTACGCAGGGGGCAGCAGATGCTTTAGATCGATACGACATTGTTGCTAACTATTAGGTAGGTGGAAACTTTTCACATATCTACCTAAATCTGGAGTGATAGATGGAAAAGTTCTGTATATCTCCAGGATAAAAGCCGCAGCTTTCTGCCTGTCTTCCGATTATAGGGCGATCGGCTGAAACTATTGGTCGATCGCATCATCATGCCTCAGCTACCCAAAAAGCTCCTCGACCGAGTAAGAGAAGCGAGGTGCCTCGATTCGCAAGGATATGAATGTGGTGCAGCAGACGGGGCCGATATTTGATGGTGCTCTGTATCGGTTGTGCTCATGATTTAGAGAATCGATCGAATTGCCCGAGGCGGACTAGCTCCGGCGGCAACGGCAGCCATTACCTGCTGATAGCGGTTTGGTATGGCAATATCCGGGAAAAACTGACTCGACTCGGTTTGAGCATAGCCTTCAGACGTGAAAGCAAAGATGGCGAGAACGTTCCCGCGAATTAGCCATATTTCAGGCACCTGGAAAAGTTCGTAATCGGCGATATTCGTGAAGTTCGTCACATCGACTTCAACGGCAATATCGGGTGGGGGATCAGTGGCTAAGTCAATGCGACTGTTGCCGCTCACGGCGGCCCAGTTGTTGAGCCAAAAGCAATGGTCGGGTTCGATGCCTGCCTGTTCGGGAATTTGTAGGGTGACAGGTGTCGTGCGAACGTAATCGCGCAGTTGTTGGTTGAGAATGGCAACAATTAAATCCGCAACAATGGCATCTAACTGGCCGTGCTCGAAGGTGGGCATCTTGAGGGTCAGGTATCCGTTGGCATACTTCAGACGCGGAGTGCTGCGCTGGTCGCGATTCGCAATTAGTTGCTGGTACTCTGTCCAGCTCATGGGGATCGTTGCCACTGAGCCATCTGGTAAAGATTTGATGGGCGCGATCGCAATCATACCTTTGCCCTAAAGTCGTTCTACTTCATTGATTATAGTCTGTCTGACACATTGGCTGATCGTCCTTGCTGCAGAACTGATTTTACGCCGGGGTTTAAGCTGGATTTGTTTTGGAAGGATATGAATCTGGTGCAGCAGACGGGGCGGAAGATGGGCGTGCCACTGATGGGCAGTGGTGGCGTGGTGCCGCTGATGGATACGCTTATTGCTCAGGGGCAGGGGGGGAGATTTTCTAGCGGTGTTGGGGCTGTATAAAAGTTTGAGTGATACGTAAGGTTGGTTGGCGGTGGGGCCAGTGTAGATTAGCTGTTTCTCCATCGTTGCCGATTACCCGCCGCAGAAAGTCTTTGCATCATGCTCGACCCACTTGCGACGATCGGTGTGCACGGGGGGTATTCGGCGACGATCTGCTTGTTGTAAGAATTTTTGTGATGCCTGCGAATCACAGCCATCTTCAATTGGCGATCACCGAGAAGCCGGTCGCAATATTCAGGCGAGGGAGGAAGCAGACTTTTTCAGCAGGTCCTATTTATCCAACTGTTTAACCTCGACCTAACTTTGATTAAATCTCAAGCTGAGTGCCAGAAATTCTGCAACTACGTCGTTATAGACTTCTAATTCTGTCCGGAGTATTGTTTTAGAATGGCTAATGTAGATAAGATTTATCGATCCAACCCCGGATAGAAATAGAACGATTACCCACCTCGCAACTATTCTGGGTATCATCACAACGAAATACATGAACTCGTTGGCCTACAGCAATTCCTCCAACATGTTTTCCGGCACTAGACCGTGACCAGAGACGCACAACGGCAGCACCAGACTTAGGCTGAAGAACAATGGCTGTTTCATTTTTGGAGAATAGCTCTTTAACGAGAGCTGTAGTAGAGCTTATAGAATGATGCACACTATAGAGAACTGGATTATGCTCCAGAGAGGAATGAGGAACAGAAGCACAAGGTAGCCAGCCACGATCTGTTTTGCAACTATCAGTGTGTCCTCGCCGTTCTAACAAGTTAACTTTAGTGCCATTTGCAACTGCCCCTACAATTTGAGACGAGTCATCTGTAATGTACACCCCATCTGGATGAGAAGTTTCCACAACTACTATTTCTGACTTTTGAGACTTTGATGTTTGCTTTGAGTCTTTGGTGTGGCGGAGTGTAGTCTCTGATTCTTGGCTCACAGATTCTGTTTTACTTGCAGAATTTCCAATAGATAGCAGCGTCAAAGCTGCTAAAAAGGTTCCAGAAAGTCCTAATAGGATTTTGTTAGATAGACTTTTTGAATTGCTGTTCAAATAGCTGGTAAACCAATCGATGCGAGTAATCGCATACCTATTCAGATAGTTTTGCAGCGCATATCCCAATGAATTTATACTTCCATGATCGCGCCTGAAGATGGAAGCAATATTTTTAGGGTCGTAATTGGAAGGTTCTGGCCGAGCGAAGTTCCGCAATGCTTTTTCTAAAGTCACAGGATCAATGTGAATATCTCCAATGTAGGCTGTTCCACCATGCACTTCTACTTGGAAACTCTTAGCTTTATCAAAGTTGAACTGTGATGTTCCACCATCTATTGATAAATGAAGCCTTTTCAAAAATTCTTGTTGATCTTCTGGACTTAGTTGCCTAAATTGTTGTTGAAGGTGATTGCGCTGTTCGGGTGCCATAGCAAATAAAATGTAGTAAATAGACTTCAATTGTCACAATAGGAAGTGCTAACGAGGAGGCTTTGAGCGTCACTACAGATTGCTAATCTTTGTGGATGTGGATTTCTCCAATATAGGCGGTGCCGCCTTGAACCTTGGTCTGCCAACCCTTAGCATTGTCCCAATTAATTTGGGTCATATGGCTATCGTCTTGATTCACTAACGTCTGAATCTCCTGTAGCAAACTCCGTACCTGATGAGCAAATGTCGCATCTTTCCGTGCCACTATATCAAGATAATTTGCCACATCCTTCAGGTCATCCTCTGACCCAAACGCCTCTGCCTTCGCTAATGCATCTACCGCTGCCGGATTCCCTTGGAGCTTCGTCACGATCACGCCCCTCAATTCCTCGATCTTCTTAATTCCTGCCTCAGTAATTTTCCCAGCAACTTTACCGATCGTCGCTTCAATAAACTTCTTCCCCGGCTCTGACTGCGCGATCGCCTTAACCGTCGAAAATGCCCAAGCAACTGCGGTCAATGACTCAATCATTACAAATATCCACAATAATTTGTCCCATTCTAACGTTTCTACCCCCTGAGGGAATAATCTCCCTAGAACCGCCGGAACGGTTTGAGTTAGATCGGCTACCCCATGCCCAGCTCTGTAAAGTAACCAAGTTGTCGCTTGAACAATTGTCGTTGCCGGTTTGCGCTTGCTACACTCAGGGCGATCGGTAAAAGACAACCCTTGTTTCGGCTCAAGCCCATGCGAACTCGCTCCATTGCTACGCTTACTGGCTTACTTCTCGGTATGGGTGCGCTGCTAGGCTGTGCGCCCGCTATCCCCGTTCCCAGTGAACGCCTCAGCCCCAAGGCCGAGCAGCTAGCAGCGATCGCGGCAGTCAAACCCGTGCCGATCGTTAGTGGCCTCAAACATCCCTGGGGCATGGCCTGGTTACCCGATGGCCAAATCCTCATCACCGAGCGTCCGGGTCGCTTGCGTCTGGTCAAAAACGGTAAACTCGACCCCAAACCGATCGAAGGCGTCACCGCCGTTTCCACGATCGCCGCCCAACAACTCTTTGCCACCCAACAAGGCGGACTCCTCGATGTCGCCATCCATCCCCGCTTTGCCAAGAATCGCTGGGTCTATTTCACCTACTCCCACGGCACCCGCAACGCCAACCGCACCCGCGTCGCCCGCGCCAAATTTGACGGCAAGCAGCTCGATCAGTGGCAAGTGATCTTCGAGGTGGCCCAAACCAAACGCGGCGGTCAGCACTTTGGTTCGCGCCTGACTTGGCTACCCGACGAAACCCTCTTAGTTTCCATTGGCGACGGTGGCAATCCGCCCGTTAAGCTCGATGGCGATCTCATTCGCAAGCAAGCCCAAAACCGCGCCAGCCACCTGGGTAAAGTCATTCGCATCAAAGACGATGGCAGCATTCCTGCCGACAACCCCTTCGTCTCCACCAAGGGAGCCGCGCCCGCCGTCTGGAGCTACGGCCATCGCAACATCCAAGGCATGACCTACGATCCATTGCGCCAGCGAGTTTGGGCCACCGAACATGGCTCCCGTGGCGGCGACGAACTCAACTTAGTCCAATCCGGTAAAAACTACGGCTGGCCCGTGGTTTCCTTCAGCCAAGAATACACCAGCAATCGCGCCGTCGCCCCGGCCACAAGTGCGCCCAATATGCTTGATCCAAAGCGCGTTTGGACCCCTTCCATTGCCCCCTCGGGGTTAGCGATTTATACCGGCGATCGGATTCCCCAATGGCGCGGTAACTTATTTGCCGGTGCCCTCGTCGCCCGCAGCATTCGCCGGCTCGAACTCGATGCCGCCGGTAACGTCACCGCCGAATCGCAAATCCCGATCGGTCAGCGGGTGCGGGATGTCCGCCAAGGCCCTGATGGTTATCTTTATGTGCTTACTGACGCCAATTCGGGTCAGCTGTTGCGCCTTGAAGTGGACTCGCCGAAATCACCTTAGCTGCTTGATCCGCCAGGCTGA comes from the Romeriopsis navalis LEGE 11480 genome and includes:
- a CDS encoding PQQ-dependent sugar dehydrogenase — encoded protein: MRTRSIATLTGLLLGMGALLGCAPAIPVPSERLSPKAEQLAAIAAVKPVPIVSGLKHPWGMAWLPDGQILITERPGRLRLVKNGKLDPKPIEGVTAVSTIAAQQLFATQQGGLLDVAIHPRFAKNRWVYFTYSHGTRNANRTRVARAKFDGKQLDQWQVIFEVAQTKRGGQHFGSRLTWLPDETLLVSIGDGGNPPVKLDGDLIRKQAQNRASHLGKVIRIKDDGSIPADNPFVSTKGAAPAVWSYGHRNIQGMTYDPLRQRVWATEHGSRGGDELNLVQSGKNYGWPVVSFSQEYTSNRAVAPATSAPNMLDPKRVWTPSIAPSGLAIYTGDRIPQWRGNLFAGALVARSIRRLELDAAGNVTAESQIPIGQRVRDVRQGPDGYLYVLTDANSGQLLRLEVDSPKSP
- a CDS encoding protein adenylyltransferase SelO, with translation MSYRSKASAAPCVTTFDEFARLADYSLMDTLNADPDATIDGNDHRARQVFSGHFVPVTPTPLAEPEYVTHSSTFFKELGLSDELALDAQFRQVFSGDLSATHKPMQPVGWATGYALSIYGKEFIQNCPFGTGNGYGDGRAISVFEGIVNGQRWEMQLKGGGPTPYCRGADGRAVLRSSVREFLAQDYMHALGVPTSRSFTLYVSKSETVTRPWYSQDSYSLDPDVLVDNPVAISTRVAPSFLRVGQLELFARRTRSNAHPKALEELRMIVSHLIEREYKSEIDQALGIANQSFADQLVELAKRFRQRLTTLVANWLRVGYCQGNFNSDNCAAGGFTLDYGPFGFCESFEPWFQPWTGGGEKFSFFHQPTAAEANYHMFWKAVRPLLAEDAGALEQFDQVRQGFAAAMQQQVQNIWAIKLGLTEFNLEIFKQLMQLMTQSKVDYTIFFRELSHIPDDISALKKSFSIETSPQLDEQWQSWLKTWRDLVIKGGDLTEISTKMKQTNPKYAWREWLIVPAYQQAMQGDYSLVKELQEVLSHPYDEQSQEIEDKYYRLRPSALADVGGVSHYSCSS
- a CDS encoding Uma2 family endonuclease, which produces MSWTEYQQLIANRDQRSTPRLKYANGYLTLKMPTFEHGQLDAIVADLIVAILNQQLRDYVRTTPVTLQIPEQAGIEPDHCFWLNNWAAVSGNSRIDLATDPPPDIAVEVDVTNFTNIADYELFQVPEIWLIRGNVLAIFAFTSEGYAQTESSQFFPDIAIPNRYQQVMAAVAAGASPPRAIRSIL
- a CDS encoding NAD-binding protein; the protein is MADRPCCRTDFTPGFKLDLFWKDMNLVQQTGRKMGVPLMGSGGVVPLMDTLIAQGQGGRFSSGVGAV